One region of Leucoraja erinacea ecotype New England chromosome 10, Leri_hhj_1, whole genome shotgun sequence genomic DNA includes:
- the LOC129700675 gene encoding thrombospondin-2-like: MTKGLEKEKLNILKQIDLLKETMRNPIQEANDSNQVGNQCDDNQDIDEDGNDGVSDEKDNCRFVPNPDQINANGDSRGDNCKDNFDNNIPDIYDMCPANSAFSETSLGKLQRGRCRSFLTGWCATRAGSYFRPPTLTLALLLDLRSSTPSTSVAPSTSIQTTIYASFVFGFQSSSCFYVVM, translated from the coding sequence ATGACCAAGGGTCTAGAGAAAGAAAAGCTGAACATTTTGAAACAGATTGACCTCTTGAAAGAGACTATGCGTAACCCTATCCAGGAAGCCAATGACTCAAACCAGGTGGGTAATCAGTGTGATGACAATCAGGACATTgatgaggatggcaatgatggtgTTTCTGATGAGAAGGACAATTGCCGTTTTGTCCCCAACCCTGACCAGATCAATGCCAATGGTGACAGCAGAGGTGACAACTGCAAGGACAACTTTGACAACAACATCCCAGACATCTATGACATGTGCCCCGCAAACAGCGCCTTCAGTGAGACTAGCCTGGGGAAGCTCCAAAGGGGACGATGCAGATCGTTCCTAACTGGGTGGTGCGCAACACGGGCAGGGAGTTATTTCAGGCCGCCAACTCTGACCCTGGCCTTGCTGTTGGATTTGAGGAGTTCAACACCATCAACTTCAGTGGCACCTTCTACATCAATACAGACTACAATCTATGCTAGCTTTGTCTTTGGCTTCCAGTCCAGCAGCTGCTTCTACGTGGTAATGTGA